From Cryptococcus neoformans var. neoformans B-3501A chromosome 6, whole genome shotgun sequence, the proteins below share one genomic window:
- a CDS encoding hypothetical protein (HMMPfam hit to PAP2, PAP2 superfamily, score: 43.1, E(): 7.8e-10): protein MRSSPVIEISPASSGTAIFQHNPKGDATLRREWEPGCQPDELYDAFLPAWRASLRRLLVRRLRNESTQMADWQKRVRSEARDKYFYWTAVFGTHTFFMMFLPILFFFGHPLEGRGLLHVVGLGIYISSFAKDLVCTPRPYSPPVIRLSMSTHHHEYGFPSSHSTNSVSIALYLGQWIFKLQDRLGWPTVLLSWLMLAVYMTSVIGGRVYTGMHSIADIVGGSIMGVACWLFWIAIGDRNEAWVNSGSWTVPAIIAPLAFTLIHRHPEPFEACPCFEDAIAVLAVMLGSTLGQWFTVAIWPSIKVQNPTAFYSYNLATIILSIMFRLVFGLGTLFAWRLLAKYTLRQVLPPVFRSCSLLLHSSLPARRFYISTAEHNKEPSQLALRAVPSLLDLQTGEDTGTLPAPSCPSPLLASHALSSRNDITIGPPSNPREGLIKRKKSSCEGGAEWRTATPREEQAQMSVSALTYDIEVATKVGVYSGIGFIATILVPYWFELIENIVLG, encoded by the exons ATGCGGTCTTCTCCTGTGATTGAAATATCTCCAGCGTCATCTGGGACCGCTATATTCCAACACAATCCCAAAGGAGACGCGACGCTTAGACGAGAATGGGAACCAGGGTGCCAGCCAGATGAGCTATATGACGCTTTCTTACCTGCTTGGAGAGCAAGTTTGCGAAGGCTTCTCGTAAGGCGCCTGAGAAACGAGAGTACGCAAATGGCAGACTGGCAAAAACGAGTAAGAAGCGAAGCTCGCGATAAATATTTCTATTGGACTGCAGTATTCGGAA CGCACACGTTTTTCATGATGTTTTTACCaattctctttttctttggcCATCCATTGGAAGGCAGAGG CCTACTGCATGTCGTAGGGTTAGGTATATACATTTCATCGTTTGCCAAGGATTTGGTGTGCACTCCACGGCCGTACAGTCCTCCAGTAATTCGGTTAA GTATGAGcactcatcatcatgaatATG GctttccatcatctcacTCTACAAACTCCGTCAGTATTGCGCTGTATTTGGGACAATGGATATTCAAACTCCAGGATCGCCTGGGATGGCCGACTGTACTACTTAGCTGGCTGA TGCTAGCAGTGTATATGACAAGCGTCATAGGCGGCAGAGTGTACACGGGCATGCACTCCATCG CCGATATTGTTGGAGGGAGTATCATGGGTGTGGCTTGTTGGTTATTTTGGATTGCAATTGGCGATAGGAACGAGGCATGGGTGAATTCGGGCTCTTGGACAG TTCCTGCGATCATTGCACCCCTAGCGTTTACTTTGATCCACCGTCATCCGGAACCCTTCGAAGCTTGTCCATGCTTTGAAGACGCTATTGCGGTGCTTGCAGTCATGCTTGGTTCCACTTTAGGCCAATGGTTCACAGTTGCAATCTGGCCGTCCATTAAGGTCCAAAATCCGACTGCCTTCTATTCGTATAACCTGGCAACAATTATTCTCTCTATAATGTTCAGATTGGTTTTTG GGCTCGGAACATTGTTTGCTTGGAGGCTCCTTGCAAAATATACACTTCGCCAAGTGCTTCCTCCTGTGTTTCGCAGCTGTTCTCTCTTACTTCATTCAAGTTTACCAGCTCGACGATTCTACATCTCTACTGC AGAGCACAACAAAGAGCCTTCTCAACTTGCATTACGTGCCGTTCCCTCTTTGCTTGACCTTCAGACAGGAGAAGATACCGGAACTCTTCCCGCGCCCTCTTGTCCTTCACCACTTCTCGCTTCTCACGCTCTCAGCTCTAGAAACGACATCACGATAGGCCCACCTTCTAATCCCCGGGAGGGGCTTataaagagaaaaaaaagttcCTGCGAGGGTGGTGCCGAGTGGAGGACTGCCACTCctcgagaagaacaagCTCAAATGAGTGTATCAGCTTTGACATATGACATTGAGG TGGCTACGAAGGTAGGCGTATATTCAGGCATCGGTTTCATAGCAACCATCCTTGTTCCCTATTGGTTTGAATTGATAGAAAATATTGTCTTGGGATGA
- a CDS encoding hypothetical protein (Match to ESTs gb|CF193644.1|CF193644, gb|CF193643.1|CF193643, gb|CF190646.1|CF190646; HMMPfam hit to Pkinase, Protein kinase domain, score: 286.7, E(): 3.7e-83), with translation MSGGRSVARVYANVNEKLGRSWWDYDNLVVQWGVQDNYEIVRKVGRGKYSEVFESIHLPTDSKCIVKVLKPVKKKKIKREIKILQNLAGGPNVVGLLDVVRDSQSKTPSIVTEYVNNTEFKTLYPKFSDFDVRYYIFELLKALDFCHSKGIMHRDVKPHNVMIDHEKRTLRLIDWGLAEFYHPGTEYNVRVASRYFKGPELLVDFQEYDYSLDMWSLGCMFASMIFRKEPFFHGHDNADQLVKIAKVLGTDELYTYLERYDIDLDAQFDDILGRYPRKPWSRFVSSENQRYISSEAIDFLDKLLRYDHQERLTAEEAKGHPYFEPVRQAAAQASAS, from the exons ATGTCAGGTGGACGTAGTGTG GCTCGCGTCTACGCCAACGTGAATGAGAAGCTTGGAAGGTCGTGGTGGGACTATG ACAATCTTGTGGTTCAATGGGGAGTCCAAGATAATTACGAGATTGTAAGAAAGGTTGGGCGAGGAAAGTATTCCGAA GTCTTTGaatccatccatctcccaacCGACTCCAAGTGTATTGTCAAAGTCTTAAAGCCCgttaagaagaagaaaattAAGCGAGAAATAAAAATATTGCAGAATTTGGCTGGTGGACCCAATGTAGTGGGACTGTTGGACGTTGTTAGAGACAGTCAGTCAAAGACGCCCTCCATTGTTACGGAATATGTGAAC AACACCGAATTCAAGACACTTTATCCCAAATTTTCAGATTTCGATGTGCGATACTACATCTTTGAGCTTCTCAAAGCCTTGGATTTCTGTCATTCCAAGGGCATCATGCACCGCGACGTCAAGCCGCATAACGTTATGATCGATCACGAGAAGCGGACG TTGCGGCTGATTGATTGGGGACTTGCTGAGTTTTACCATCCTGGCACGGAATACAACGTGCGTGTGGCTTCAAGATATTTCAAAGGACCAGAGTTATTGGTCGATTTTCAAGAATACGATTACAGTTTGGATATGTGGAGCTTAGGGTGCATGTTCGCTAGCATG ATTTTCCGAAAAGAACCGTTCTTTCACGGTCATGACAACGCTGATCAGCTAGTCAAAATTGCTAAAGTCCTCGGCACCGATGAACTTTACACTTA TCTTGAGCGATACGACATTGATCTTGATGCTCAGTTTGACGATATATTAGGGCGATATCCTCGAAAACCCTGGTCCCGATTTGTCTCTTCGGAAAACCAGCGTTATATCTCTAGCGAGGCTATAGATTTTCTGGATAAGCTATTAAGGTACGACCATCAGGAAAGATTAACCGCCGAGGAGGCCAAGGGGCACCCCTACTTTG AGCCCGTGCGACAAGCGGCCGCTCAAGCTTCCGCTTCTTAA
- a CDS encoding hypothetical protein (HMMPfam hit to Acetyltransf_1, Acetyltransferase (GNAT) family, score: 52.8, E(): 9.4e-13; HMMPfam hit to RhoGAP, RhoGAP domain, score: 137.5, E(): 3e-38) — MAYAYPSVDPLPEASSASLEIRPSKDPSRKNSDTLTDVFSEFKRKISEDEIYINFLQERVRLENDYIEGLQRLYDRTVAIDSLHDEDPPPKRSEKPTSRKAWSEVRDYTLREIQAREAMKGALEEDVIKELTKLKDLQLKIRNYLKQNIKLAEHMYEDHAKHQLPKLKKAYFQKSQVLEDHRRQENAIATQARLLSSAPPPSPTSTPLQEHPFSVGTGASYALPSTIISPLPPVNNPAASSVSKVSSQETTSGMFVPSPNKDREKEMKFGNRLRAESGSGLENKSRDVLNDIATHGKKGFSAFMQRLGGDKDREREKDDVQITSHGVEGEGLQRRGTTGSANIKAQMAVRGAKAKREADEADRAYRMGIFHLESLRLRTEKLHSSAITHLEEFNDELSNKLRRAMVAYVDIMHSTAMTSAQATEVARIAIDTIDADHDMMLFRKRLLVATSNTTKAPVPYENFYVGPCRSLIFGVSLTDYDFARGDGNDHGSPPMIVEKCIAAIDARGLEAEGIYRVNGRHTGVQKMVQDIEKDETQFEFGEKDDVFSIASVLKQYLRELPEPVFNLPHAERVKYSKHRELHISNNFSAIRGRLRRLPPIHQTTFQSIIEHLGRVHEKRGMNKMGAKNLAVLFSSVLFGQEQAPSDGNVLMMNQEADTVLEDLITFSNLLFGGIGSPKTSHILPSSLAFSSGVNAEVSVIDDPQPGSSHTKIKILQQETTPQRLVDHSAQISDKDQRATDETDDYRPNTLQDTETVQTLLEDFPSNKDLDLLFDAKLLPSSMRENLPKDIEVRPLASTDLLRQHFELLSNLRPSPALAPSLYQAIFTHFKSCPLTYYTVVMVDTKIDRLVASGTLLVERKHINGGSAAGHLEDIVVAEEMRGKKLGVKLVTGLRDLAVSLGCYKVVLDCKEAKIPFYENCGFHKRSAGMAYYTPSDQGTAHVSFSTQSNQQSLLPYAPNDSLAPPVSTMGTLTPGTELNITPQMNQSLHDPLSQSDVTSDDQKGILLTIPDGTAASDGESPGSPRTFTSASSEAGMGVTYDFPTAVDESVLPAWAAEGLGGNTSHVSDRRASDKTESTLPAFSILEGVGVAKSKDSEAADDSKEGRSRTPFPSRVASSDSTTETSSK; from the exons ATGGCTTACGCTTATCCGTCAGTCGATCCTCTGCCGGAAGCGTCATCTGCCTCGCTGGAAATCAGACCGTCCAAAGACCCCTCTCGAAAGAACTCGGATACTCTCACAGATGTTTTTAGCGAGTTCAAG CGCAAGATTTCTGAGGATGAGATTTACATAAATTTCTTGCAGGAACG TGTACGCCTTGAGAATGACTACATTGAAGGCCTTCAAAGGTTATACGATCGAACAGTGGCTATCGACTCATTACACGACGA AGACCCACCGCCTAAGAGATCAGAAAAGCCTACATCACGAAAAGCTTGGAGTGAAGTTCGAGATTATACATTGCGCGAAATTCAGGCGCGGGAAGCCATGAAAGGAgctctggaagaagatgttaTCAAGGAATTAACCAAGCTCAAA GATCTGCAACTAAAAATAAGAAATTATCTGAAACAGAACATCAAGCTTGCTGAGCAT ATGTATGAAGATCATGCGAAGCATCAGCTCCCAAAGCTAAAAAAGGCTTATTTTCAAAAATCTCAAGTTTTGGAAGACCACAGGCGGCAAGAGAATGCCATAGCCACGCAGGCACGTCTGTTATCTAGCGCCCCTCCACCTTCGCCTACTTCTACACCCCTGCAGGAGCACCCTTTCTCTGTCGGCACAGGCGCCTCATATGCCTTGCCATCTACAATCATTTCACCCCTTCCCCCTGTGAACAACCCAGCCGCTTCATCAGTTTCGAAAGTATCGTCACAGGAAACCACTTCTGGTATGTTCGTGCCATCACCAAACAAAGACCgtgagaaggaaatgaaatTCGGCAACAGACTCCGAGCTGAGTCAGGTTCAGGGCTGGAGAACAAGTCACGAGATGTGCTGAATGATATTGCAACACATGGGAAAAAGGGCTTCTCTGCTTTTATGCAAAGGCTCGGGGGTGACAAAGATAGGGAACgggagaaagatgatgtACAAATAACTTCTCATGGAgtggaaggcgaaggacTTCAAAGGAGAGGCACCACAGGAAGTGCTAACATCAAAGCCCAAATGGCAGTTCGGGGCGCGAAGGCAAAGCGAGAGGCCGATGAGGCTG ACAGAGCATACCGCATGGGCATCTTTCACCTTGAGTCACTCCGACTCAGAACAGAGAAACTTCATAGCTCCGCAATAACTCATCTTGAGGAGTTCAATGATGAACTGAGCAATAAACTTCGCCGGGCCATGGTGGCGTATGTGGACATTATGCACAGTACTGCAATGACTAGCGCGCAGGCTACTGAAGTAGCTCGAATAGCTATTGATACTATTGATGCCGATCACGATA TGATGCTTTTCCGTAAAAGGTTACTTGTGGCAACCAGCAATACCACTAAAGCCCCGGTACCGTACGAGAACTTCTAT GTTGGACCTTGCAGATCTCTTATCTTTGGAGTCAGTCTTACCGATTACGATTTTGCTCGAGGTGATGGGAACGACCATGGATCGCCGCCAATGATTGTTGAAAAGTGTATCGCGGCAATCGATGCGCGTGGTTTGGAAGCAGAAGGTATTTACCGAGTCAATGGCAGGCACACAGGAGTTCAAAAAATGGTCCAAGACATAGAGAAGGACGAGACACAATTTGAGTTCGGGGAAAAGGACGACGTTTTTAGCATCGCGAGCGTCTTGAAGCAAT ACCTCAGGGAGTTGCCTGAACCAGTTTTCAATTTGCCACACGCCGAGAGGGTGAAGTATAGCAAGCATCGAG AGTTGCATATCAGTAATAACTTCAGTGCCATTAGAGGCCGCCTCCGACGACTCCCTCCTATTCATCAGACAACGTTCCAATCCATTATCGAACACTTAGGAAGAGTCCATGAAAAGCGTGGAATGAATAAAATGGGCGCAAAA AATCTTGCGGTGCTTTTTA GTTCCGTCCTTTTTGGGCAGGAGCAGGCTCCAAGTGATGGTAATGttctgatgatgaatcAAGAAGCA GATACCGTATTAGAGGATTTGATTACGTTTTCGAATCTG CTCTTCGGTGGAATTGGGTCTCCGAAAACCTCACATATATTGCCTTCTAGCTTGGCATTCTCTAGTGGCGTCAACGCCGAGGTTTCTGTCATTGATGACCCTCAGCCTGGTAGTTCTCATACCAAGATCAAAATTTTGCAACAGGAGACAACACCGCAAAGGCTCGTTGATCATTCCGCCCAGATCAGTGACAAAGATCAGCGGGCTACTGATGAGACTGATGATTATCGACCGAATACGCTACAGGATACAGAAACTGTCCAGACTTTGCTGGAGGATTTCCCATCGAACAAAGACCTGGACCTGCTATTCGATGCAAAATTATTGCCCTCAAGTATGAGAGAAAACCTCCCCAAAGATATCGAG GTCCGCCCTCTTGCGTCTACTGATCTCTTGCGGCAGCATTTCGAGCTTCTTTCCAATCTTCGCCCGTCGCCTGCTCTAGCCCCTTCGCTCTACCAGGCGATTTTTACACATTTCAAATCTTGTCCCCTAACGTACTACACAGTTGTCATGGTAGACACCAAAATTGACCGCCTAGTTGCTTCCGGTACGCTCCTTGTTGAACGGAAGCATATCAATGGTGGAAGCGCTGCAGGACATCTGGAGGACATCGTCGTGGCTGAAGAAATGCGCGGGAAGAAACTGGGGGTGAAATTGGTGACTGGATTAAGGGACTTGGCTGTCTCCCTTGGATGTTACAAGGTCGTTCTGGACTGCAAAGAAGCTAAAATTC CGTTTTATGAAAATTGTGGTTTTCATAAACGGAGTGCAGGGATG GCGTATTATACTCCGAGCGATCAAGGGACAGCCCATGTCTCCTTCTCTACGCAGTCGAACCAGCAGTCTTTGTTGCCGTATGCGCCCAATGACTCTCTTGCACCTCCCGTCTCAACTATGGGAACTCTGACTCCAGGAACTGAATTGAACATTACCCCTCAAATGAACCAGAGCCTTCATGACCCTTTATCCCAGTCAGACGTTACTTCAGATGACCAGAAAGGAATCCTGCTCACCATCCCAGATGGCACCGCTGCTTCGGATGGGGAATCACCAGGGTCTCCACGAACGTTCACAAGTGCGTCATCGGAAGCGGGTATGGGCGTAACGTATGACTTTCCGACAGCTGTCGACGAGAGTGTCTTACCTGCTTGGGCGGCGGAGGGTTTGGGTGGCAACACCTCACATGTCAGCGACCGGCGCGCTTCAGACAAGACGGAAAGTACCTTACCGGCATTTTCAATCTTAGAAGGAGTGGGAGTTGCGAAAAGTAAAGACAGCGAAGCAGCAGATGACTCGAAGGAAGGTCGCTCTAGAACCCCATTTCCTTCACGTGTTGCCTCATCAGATTCGACTACTGAAACATCAAGTAAATAG